Proteins from one Aythya fuligula isolate bAytFul2 chromosome 23, bAytFul2.pri, whole genome shotgun sequence genomic window:
- the ATP5IF1 gene encoding ATPase inhibitor, mitochondrial → MAAAVALRGGLRGALVAQQQRAWSSGSGADQLGELGKGAGKGGGGGGAIREAGGAFGKKQAAEEERYFREKEREQLAALRKHHEEEIDHHKKEIERLQKEIERHKYKIKKLKDDD, encoded by the exons atggcggcggcggtggcgctGCGGGGCGGCCTGCGTGGGGCTCTGGTGGCGCAGCAGCAGCGCGCCTGGAGCTCGGGCTCGGGCGCCGACCAG CTGGGCGAGCTGGGCAAAGGCGCCGGgaagggcggcggcggcggcggcgccatCCGCGAGGCCGGCGGCGCCTTCGGCAAGAAGCAGGCGGCCGAGGAGGAGCGGTACTTCAG ggagaaggagagggagcagCTCGCTGCCTTGAGGAAGCACCATGAGGAAGAGATCGATCACCATAAGAAAGAGATAGAGcgactgcagaaagaaattgaGCGTCATAAATATAAGATCAAGAAGCTTAAAGATGATGACTAA